The genomic stretch cttcatcaaagttgtagacgtcctcatcgcagatacctagctcagcctttgtctcttctacaagcttaaaccacctctttattaatgttgcatcctcacaaagagctctctgcctatcgtacgcttggttgaaacacgtccgaagactgtctgtacgcttaacaaaggtagatggccagttgactccaacctgctctccaccacgcgcagccagcagcttatcagccatatcacgtacagctgtgtaggtaggcgcaaatccacgcagatctagctgaagtatatagctaataatcacctcctcttctctctgggtaagcttccttgagttgggcgggcaatcgcgtcgggcaggtataccagcgcgtcggcggcggagcgttgtttcggctacgttgtagactactgcagcagtacgggtaccttggatctggtgcgcattaatagatgagatagcaagctgaatatctgcttcatttgatagtaattgagtagcgctgcgttgagccattgtagattaagatcagtaaggtgagtaaagttggtggggtgcgccgctcgcccgtgtgcgccgctcgcccatggatcatgttatAGGGTTCTGAAAACTCTAAACAAATCAAATAATAAGGCCGTATTTGTTTGTATATTTGCAAATATATTTGGAGTTTAGGGGCATATTGTATAGGCGTAGAGGCGCGTAGCCGCATATACGACTGTCACTATCGCGTTCAATCTCACGATACTTGCCGTAGTGTTGAGTTTTCACGGCCTCTGATTGGCCGACAGCCCAGCCGCCAAGTATCGGCTGAAACTCAACACTATGTATACGCGTTTTCTATCAACTTTCAAAGCTCTGTACGCTAATACACGTTGTtttattattattattgtcggatcgtgagtatcggtagagacgtcggctgctggacacttcggcccgacttcggcccaccttgcgcagagcttaggtataccttcgtagcagctgtgttcgtaataaataaatcaccatcaccgaacagaatgcattcctagttatcgttatttcctttcagcactagtgctatagaccttccaacactgatcagtgattgcttaaggcgatcacagacagcaaggtagaagagacagaccgcatcttcgacgaactccctgacgcacgacgttatactcccgggagaagattctgtgctaagaacagagcgaggcagagataacaCAAAGCACTCTTAACCTccctctacagctgctggTTTAGCTTAATCCGCGAGCACAgagcgcgtcagcaacgcaatacaactcaaccgtacgagcgtctccggacgatccgatcacgtacaacaacaagcgctggcacgaccaaccagcgagacaacaacaccgacaacgCGTCAACACCCGCTAGCAAGATGGCGGATAACCAAAGCGAAATAAGCTCTGCAGACTCTGCTGAAGCTCAGAATCAACTACAGAATGAGCAATCAGAACACCTCTCAGACTCACCATGGGCCAAATTTACCGCGGAACAACTTATGGAAAactgtccatacacagttgcactcaaggtcatcaatacagctctctggggtgtacccgcacCGGCGGACGCAAATGAGACACACGCAACAACGTGGGTCGCTAAggctatccacgactacaatgtgtcaatggcctgggacgatgacctcttcattgactacaaatgggactttgaaggatggacgaAGGAGCTATTTAGCAAGGTTGAGCGTGGTACACTAAGGTCTCTTAAGAGTGTGCTACGACACCGGGgagtatacactggcaacaATCACGCCAGGGTGGCGGACTCTCTCTACAACATTCTAGGTATAGAGAATACTCTTGAATGGGAACCAGCagagtttcgagccatgaaATTCGACCAACAGTCCGAAGCGTACCAGCGCCAGCAGAGCAATAAACGCCAACAGGACACTCAGCACACAGTCTATCcagctgtacaacaaccaccgcaagtacaacaactgccgcaattacaacaaccgccgcaattacaacagcCACCGCAAGTACCACAGCCGTCGCAATTACAACGACCGTCGCAGGGCGAGCAACAagagcagtatagagtgagacaaggcgtccAGAGCCGTTCCCAAACAATAGAGCCACAACAGCCGCTACACATGAGCGGTACGCTAGAAGGGCCTCAGCATCGACAACTGTGGGAGCAGGCCGCGCAGCCGCAACAAGGGCGTGCGCAACTACAGACACGGCCGCCAGCGACTGCATATCGCGAAGTCACGCCATTTCCGCAACAGCCAACGAACCGCGTCCCTAACAGACCACCCGAACTACCATAcgacccgtacaagacgctaccgccgcgatggtccCGCAACGATCGACTCGACGCTaatacgatcacgcagttctctaagctatgggacaatagcaacaagtatacagggaatgcgtacgatctcctagacgataagatcaagatcttcttcagcatctgctggcaggtagatatccaagaagagcagtttcacgcagtgtttccccgtatccttaccggacgtgcagagacattctacatacaggttgtagagagagatgacagctttgctgatgcgtacatggcaatcaaaaaccacttcgaccatgacgtccatcac from Pyrenophora tritici-repentis strain M4 chromosome 1, whole genome shotgun sequence encodes the following:
- a CDS encoding Med15 multi-domain protein — its product is MADNQSEISSADSAEAQNQLQNEQSEHLSDSPWAKFTAEQLMENCPYTVALKVINTALWGVPAPADANETHATTWVAKAIHDYNVSMAWDDDLFIDYKWDFEGWTKELFSKVERGTLRSLKSVLRHRGVYTGNNHARVADSLYNILGIENTLEWEPAEFRAMKFDQQSEAYQRQQSNKRQQDTQHTVYPAVQQPPQVQQLPQLQQPPQLQQPPQVPQPSQLQRPSQGEQQEQYRVRQGVQSRSQTIEPQQPLHMSGTLEGPQHRQLWEQAAQPQQGRAQLQTRPPATAYREVTPFPQQPTNRVPNRPPELPYDPYKTLPPRWSRNDRLDANTITQFSKLWDNSNKYTGNAYDLLDDKIKIFFSICWQVDIQEEQFHAVFPRILTGRAETFYIQVVERDDSFADAYMAIKNHFDHDVHHQHYYTDWTTTTFARTRTENPDKGLHEVLQILLDKLQLCQRALGKNFEGEDALRTTVINACRGVPELEMALFKPATICEGLFSDLRSAVETHLARQHTAQMVTEDQYYLDRRYNGNGRIRGGSRGGGGFRGGSRGAYRGGEQRDDNGRGFKPRWRKKCFVCQKEGCWSTNHTDEERKAAPPQGLLRTSCRIRRDRAH